Genomic DNA from Lactuca sativa cultivar Salinas chromosome 8, Lsat_Salinas_v11, whole genome shotgun sequence:
TACCCGGATATTTCCTGTTCACAAGAATCCCATCAGTGTTCCTTCACACATATCAAATATCATATCATCCTAAATAAATCAACCTTTTAGTTCTTGAATTTCATTGTTTAGCTTCTTGTTTTCATTAATGGCTGCTTGATAGCTTTCTGCTGCGTCTTGCATTACTTTAAGCTTTGTCCCTAAATAAGAGAGAAATAATCATGAGATTATCTATGCTGTTACATTTACAGACCACTCCAGAGATTGATGAAATTTTTaagacaagaaaaaaaaaaaaaaaaaaaaaaaaaaaaaaaaaaaaaaaacctaattgATCAAAATCCTCGGAGTAGCTCTTTTGAGTTTTTAAAATTTCCTGGCGGACTGATTGAGAAGCAAATCTTAGTTCCTGAAATATATATAACTTGGATTATATCAAAATATAAGACGCAAAAGTCTTTGTTTTAGTGACgtgacataataataataataataatataccttCAATGCACCAAGTTGGAATTCTGTAAATGTTTTGTAGATATGTTCTTTTTTGTTCcaccattgactttttgaccgaGATTTAGCCTCAAGCTCTTGCACATTCTTCTTTGACTCATTCAGATGATCTTCAAACTCCTTTAATTTCTTCTCAAGATCTTGTTGAGTCTTTCTAGCACTTGCTTCTATTTGTGAGCAGTATTCTTGATGTGCTTTTCTAGCATTCTCAAGTTCTTGCTTCAAATCTGCAATTTCAGCATTTCTGCTATCCTTCTCTTTTATTATTTCTTCCACTTCGTGATCCTCAATTTTCTTTTCCATAGGCAAATTCATCTTTTCAGgctgaaacaaaacacataacataagaGGCAAAAACAGTGTAAGGGAAGCAAAAAGAATTTGTATTAATTTACACTTATACATGGTACTGTATAGTCGTGAATCACCTAGAGAGCATTTCGTTATTGGAATGAATGGATTCTGTCAAAGGAATTGGAAAGTGTCACATGTTTGGTTTGCAGAAATGGATTTATTTATAGTTAAACTATAACAAATAGTAGGCCTTTGATGTTCAGAGTCTATAAACATGTACCAATATAAAACTTTCATGCATCTAAGTGTAGAGGAAATTGCAAGAAATAACTATGTATTTTACTCTTGCTACAAAATATAGGCAATCAACTCTATCTTTTACCTATAAAGCCAATGTGCTTACAATTCTTTTCCCATACTTACCAATAATAGAAATATGTAAACTAAAATTTTTATAGTGTACTTTATTTTTTAACcatactcataacatacatacatacatacatacatacatacatacatttccTTACCCAAAACAACGGCTTCCTAATATTTATTTACAATAATAGCAACACTAATCTAAAAATAGCAAGCGTTTCATAAGTTTCACGTAACAAATTGCTATTTATGACAAAAAGTACATACGATGTTGTTATATGCAAAAAGATGTAACTACAACGCCTATTTTGGGTAAAAAGAAATGAAGTAATTTTCCCATTAAATGTACCCCATAAACAGTAAACATATTTTATATGATTTCATGCTATCCAACTTTTATGGAAATTGTAATTAGTTTGAGAAAGAGAAATGAACTCACCTGCAAAACTACGCCCTTCTTGCCACTTCCTGTTCTTGTCACATCAAcctacaacaataacaacaatcttTAAGCCTTAGCCCAGTTTGccatctttttcttgttaatTTTAGTTCAACTATATATTTTTTAACTAATACAGAAAGACCCAAACAATTTCATTtaagttttaacttttaacaaatTACATATATGGTTGACTTTTCAAATATGGAAGGTTCACAATTAGGAATAAGCTGGTGCAAGTGCATGCAATGTGTTAAGAAGTAAGTTTGAACTTAGTGACTTTGATGTGTACTATTTATTAACTAATGACATTAAGTGTCAACAAACATAACGGGCAAGTGTGAAATAGAAGTTTTGaggtttgtttatgttttatgtcaTAACATTTTCTTTCAATCATGTAAGCCTTGCAAAACTCGCTAGGCACTACTAGAGAGGAATGGATTCATCGGATGACCTAAGTTGTAAAGAAATTAGTTTAGGAAAACAAAATATGaccaaaatcatagaaaaataagtaaataacaagTTCAAAAATAATATATGTTCAAGTCTTTATCACCTCGTATAGTAAGTTTTAAACATGTTCAAATGGTAGGTTGCTCCATATTCTTCTATGATACGGACTTCATCTGCTTCATATTAAAATTCATTCCTTTCTATTGAACTAGAAATTCTTCGAGGTTCATCGACTCCTATAGGCATATATAGCTTCACTAATTGCCTAAGTGGGGATTAAACGCCTATGTGTCGGGATTTTCACAACACTTTTTTTTTCCTTTGTGTTTTAAAATGCCATGGTCTTGTTTCCTATGGGATTCTTTTCTTAACTTCTTTTATTCATTCTACAAGATACATAATGCTTTCAAAAACTGGCATAGTTCATGCGTGGTAGTGTCGAGTAGAACAATAAGCTTCATCCTAGCTTAAAAAATGCAAGATCATGATCTCAACTAATATACAAAAATCGAATAGGAGGAccatatacaattattatgtacACAACAATCATACAAAAGCAACACAAGATAATAAAAGATATAATAAACTTACCTTTACCTGATCAAACGGGCTCATCATCATCTGTAACAATGAGAATCGAATCCAGTTATTGTGAGGGAAAGTTCAAgtgacatgacatgacatgacatgatGGCCTTCTACTAATTTTTGCATGCATTGGATTAGGATTAAGACTAATGTCAATGGGGAAAAATTTTATAAGTTTTGTTCCATTTAAAAGGTGGGACAAGGACTCGCCCTCAATCTTTCATCTACACAAAAGAGATGAATGCCCTCCACATCCTAATCATagaaaattacatgaatggtccttgtggtttggagTAGTTTGTATAgatggtccctaacttttttttaactcggaacaTCCCTATAGTTTAGTTTTGTTTCGGATTTGTTCCCTACCAAACCTGAAAtaagttttgtttttttgttatttaagaagttaaatatcctcctacaaaATCTTCCTACTCATAAGATTATGACAAGTGTCATAATCAAAGGATAAGATGAGGAAAAAGAATTAGTGGATTACACTTGGCAATCAATGAATAGGTAGGGGGTGAAGTAGGAGAATAAAGTAAGAATCAATttaattttcctttttttttcattgTTGGTTTTTAATTTTTAGCAATATTAGTTTGAATGGCCCACTCTACACTACAACCAGAACCACATAAGCATAATGCTCAACCAGAGAGCCCAACAGTTTCCTCTCTTTGAGGAGTCGGCCACCATCCTCAACCCATCATCTCCTTCCGACATCAAACTCATAAATTCAGCCATGGGGAGGGAGACCAATGACAAGTTGGGGAACCTGGTTTCTGAAAACACATACTACATCTAAGGAAGCTTACCTTCATTTGATCAAAGTGATTGAGCACCGCCTGTGAAAAAAAACAcatatagataaataaataaatatgtattattttaaagagcatatacatataaataacagGTGCTACCTACCTTTGACTCTCCATTGTTCCCGTTTGAAAGGGCTTCAAGGACTCTAATCCGCGACTGATATTTCTCCTCACGTGTTTTGAAAAGATTGTTTTGCTGCATgacaaaagaatatatatatatatatatatatatatatatatatatatatatatatatatatatatatatatagggctaagttataatgtggatggacaattattgtgtggacgtgtgcaCAGTGCTATTCTATAAGAATTAccaagagaataagttgtttagtaatgcgaatacgttcaaccttataTAAATATCATCATTTTCATGTGTTCTCactaatttttattcatttttgttctcacacatcgtttttcactcactTTCATACTGACAGAATACGACTTgataaacattctgacagaatgaaaataataataaaaagtctataataactTTATAGATGATTTATTTAGTGAAAATGTGTGTTAataacaatagttatgtaagattgaacgtatttatattatcaaacaacatattttctttgtcattctcacagaatagcattgtccacacatccgcacaatagatgtcaatccacatttgaacctagctctatatatatatatatatatatatatatatatatatatatatatatatatatatatatatatatatatatatatatatatgggagggtTAATGCGAAAATacaaataatttgcgaaaacgCGAAAACAAGAAAAAACTATGAGATTTTGCCACCTCAACCTTATATTTTGGACAATAATCCATCTAAACTTTGAACTACATGATGATAATCGATTACACATGAGAAATTATTTCATATTAGCAAAATATGAgttttgacatttttattataaaaacataaatttaaaagtGGTCaagaacatgaaaaaaaaaatagttgatAAAATCAtctttaaatctatattatcaTACCACAATCCAATATAAACTTATTATCAttaatttattgctaataaatttaatttttataatacttgtgtttgatttttataagataaaatctGTTTTTGCGTTTTCACAGGATATTTATGTTTTCGCATGAACctacttgtgtgtgtgtgtgtgtgtgtgtgtatatatatatatatatatatatatatatattaagctgtAAAAAGGGAAAACATATAGACTCCTtataatgttgtttgctttgcTATCGCTTTTTGTATACTTAGTATACAAGGGTAAATTCGCAATTTTAGTTTCCTTGATAAGTCGTTTCAAAGTTTGATTAGTTTATTGATCTGTTCTTAAACTCAATAACATAATTTAAAGAAATGACAAAAATTTTGATATTTTAAGTCTGAGGTACAAATTATATGACTCTTACAGTTCGTAGATGTTCAGCTTGAGTGGAAATACGCCGTTCAATCTCCTGCACGACTTTCCTCATGAGGCAAGCAACACGCtggaataaaaacataaaaacatatatatatatatatatatatatatatatatatatatatatatatatatatatatatatatatatatatattaaaagagaatattagctttatattaaaaaaacatatttcacGTTTTACAGAAAGAAGAAACTTTTCTGTAACAGcatacatgaggtatttcaccaTTCTTCCTGCTGATGCTTTCGTCTAGAATCCCATTTACCATGCTTAGAAGCGACTGTGTAGGGGCAATCTGGACaataaaagattttgaaattATAGAAGCACGATAGTGTAAAATCTGAATTAACAAGGGACAAAAAGCATTAAGGAAATCACATCCAAACTGTTAGATTTCATCAACTCTGAGATTTTTGCTGCAGGAAGATCAGAATAGCCACCATGTTTCATCTGAAACACTTCATGAAATCTATGTCCAGCATGATGCATCATGGCAGTAGTAGCCTCTGCAGAAAAGGAAAAGGGTATCAATCATTACTCGCAACGGACAATATTACCCCTCTTAAGTCTTAACTTATAACAATGTAATATTTATACCAGACATCATAGGGCTGCGTAAAGCCCGGTGAAATCTTCGAGGAGATACATCTTCTTGGTAACTATCACTGGTTTCACTGCGCTCATCTACATGTTGATGTTTCCATCTCACAGACTCGCTTCCCCAGCTTTTTGGTGACGTGGCATTAGGACTACCTACTACTACATCCTTTGTCATGAAATGTGCTTTAAGCGTTAAAAGGCATTCCAACACTATTTTCATGGACCCCTGAACAATAAATGTAAATTAACCCCAGTAATGTCACACAAGTGTGTGTATGGTGGGGgacaaaaaatatttattattacCTTCTCTAGCTCCGAGATATTAAAATGTGGTAGATTCATGTCATCCATGGCTGCAAGAAACTTTTTTACATTATCTGATTGTGCTTCTGACGAATGATGAGGATTGCCATACTAGATCAAATATATGATGACAGAAAAAAGCATAATCAAAACTTTGATCAACattcttcaaaatttcatttcAACTGAATCAGAATATTCTACCTCAATAATAGGTCCTTGTCTAAGCTTGTTCATCAGTCGACACAGAATAGTACCATCAGCTACAAAACTTCTCAACTCCTCATCTGAAGCATTCACTGGTAGATTCAAACTGGGAAGAGTGCTATTCAGCCACTCTATAACACATGTTCTCGTCTTGGCTATATATATATCCGCACAAAAAACTAAAAATCACTTAAAAGAACAAAAAACAAAACCAACTTTTACTTATATGTTTTCATTCAAAtgcaaaatgcaaaataattttaCTGGTATAATTAAGTAGATTTTTCAACGTACAAGGTaccccaaaaaaaaaatttgggttaaTTTTCAAATCACATTGCCATAACAAGAAATGATTGTGCAATATAAACATAAAAATGTAAATACgttgttgtttcttgcatttagcccaaTAAAAAAGTGTGAAAGCAAGGAAGGTGATGCCAAAGCTTGAACCTGACACCTCACCTCCTTACTTGTCTGTCGGGACAAGCATTTGGGAAGTACAAAAAGTTTACCATCATTAAGTGATGTAGGCTCAAAGATATCACTGCTAGCAGATGAGTTTGAAATGTTGTATCTACCATAATCATGTGCCTCATTATCCATTATACAAGTTGTTATATACCACTTGGTTTGGGAATCTGGCAGAAAAAGAGCCCCTGTATTGAAATTAGAACACATGATCCTTAAATatcaaataaaaaagataatagACATCCAAAAAGGGGAGTTTATCAGGCTAGAAGCTTGCATAACATATTAGGAACAACTTTTTCGTTCATTCATGAATTTATCCAATGTCTACTCATTTTTCACCTGGCTAGTCATGCAGTTCTAAGTTTCTTAATTTTATGCATTGTAGTTCGCTTTACTTTAGGATAACAAAACTGAAGTTATTTGTACTTTCTGAAGTGCAACTCACTACTTCTAATCAAGCTTCTAAACGCATGTATCTCTATTGTAACCAATATTGTAATCCAATTGGAACCACAAGTTCCCTTAACTAACAATCATCTGAGTATAATCAACATGTTACACTTCCAAAATATGAGTGATTATGATTCATTTCTGGATAAGGGGATACCatgtttataaaattatattCAGAAAGCATCCCACCATAATGAAAGAATGTTTTGACACCAAGCAATAGGAGAGCATCCGGCCATAAACAAACAAATCTCAAAAATATACAGTTCCAATCGCTTGCACTACAGAAAAGCATGCAAATAATGAATTGGaaaatataagtttaaataacAAACAGTGGTGGGCATCACATTTTTCTATCATATGAAGAACGAATTGGAGAAGGATTCATAACAAATACCAAATTTTGATTAAAACCCACGACGGAATAAAAATAGTGAACAAACCTGATGGAATTTGAAACAAAAAGAGAGAGACCCATCAACAAGCGCGAAGCAaaaaacacaagcaatttttctcttttttcttCTGTTTGGTCTTCGATGCACCGGGTACGATTGTGAAGATCGTTGAAGTTCTAAGCGTGCACCGCGAAAGTAGGAGGACGAGTCGgagattgagttttttttttttttttttaaatgggttcttttcaaaactatttgTAAAAATAAGGCTCTTTTAaactttttgtaaaaaaaatatataaatttagctAAATATACTAATTATTTTGTAGAAaatagtcaaaaaaaaaaaatgaaattgcaaAATTTGGCCACCGAAATCGTAGATGGGAATGGTCCATCTGCGATTTTCACATCCCATCTGCGAATATACAAGTGGCTAAAACACAGTGCCACTTGTATATTCGTAGGtggtgtattttttttttaaaaaaaaaaatttgtatatatatagggtttaTCAGgctaaaatcgcagatggactgTGTCCATCTGCGATTTCCTCTCTCTTTGATCTgcgattttatgttttttttattattttaactatgAAATCAATAGGTTTGACTATGAAATaaccttattatatataaacttTTGTAGAAAATTATTAGTTTACTtgttatttttttagaaaatttctttaaaatctctgtaaaaaaaattattgaataTTTTGTTTGTCTTGTAACTGATAGGAGATGACAAGTTATTGAAAAAAATGTGGAATTCGTATGTCCATAGGGAGGTATTTCTGAATGCGCTTTGATATTTTCtaagtatattagttatagtgattttgtatcttttgtgagaagcaaaattggtttgttagacaaatatagaattagtcttcgtttccatCATCCTGAATTGAATTATTATATAGTCATAGTTGAAGacatggatgttagaatgttgataaatgtaatcaaatgtagtggaggaagggATGTGtaagtgtttgtggtggttgatgaaggAGATGAGGTTAATGAGGCTTGTCAGAGTGAAAATCAGTCAGTTGGTAATTTATGCAGCtataaagggagcaacgatctaataggtactttcaatactcctagtgtacctcaaTTTCATAGTGTTGTTGAAAATGTTAATGTTTCTTATTCACCTATTCACTATGTGAAACCTGAGAATTACaagtatgttggtgatgatgatgttggtacatatcttaatgaTGTGGGTGGTTGTTGTGTTGATGTTCCTGAACAAAAAGTTAAAGTTATGAATAGGCGTGTAGTAGataaaagtaaaaaagaaaaaaatgtgcgtcaaaaagatgaaaaaaaaaaacatgtttatggGGATTATGTTGATGTTGCTGATGTAGCTTTAGATATAACCGATTTAGAAAGCAATTTAGATGGATATAACCGACTTGGAGGCATTATCGTATGTCGGTTGCTATCAAAACGTCTCTCCATCAGTAGTCTATACCAAATGGTCATATGTTGCACAAAATTATGATATTTTTGTTATTaactaaaaaacaaaaaacttttaaaataataaattaaaatttattttaccGTTGCCTCCAACCATCCAtcgtgtgtatgcccaaacaaGGCGCTCCAAAAATCTCTATTTACCACCAAATTATACAAACGATGTTGCACGTTATatgaatgaaataaataattatggATCACAACCTCACCGCCTGCTACATAAGGTTGCAGGCGCAACACGGAGAAGTCGTGAACAACAGCAAATGCTGGAGGAGGAACGGGGCTTGTTGATTTGATATCAACCTTCTTTTTTAATATTCTTTTTTGCTTCGGTGTCATGTGCAACTAAAataatattcaaatgtttaaatctctatctttcaaataattcacataaaaataaaattctatTATTACGATATAAGCTTTTAAATTAAACGAATACCTCATTGTGTAAGGAGGGCACAAATACTTTGATGAATTTCGAGCCCTCGGTCTGTCGGGTGTAACTTCTTTGccatcaaaaccataatcatcataataatttatatttcccgtaattattaaatcatcctcCTCCGACACGtaaattaataagcaataatttctaattaaaaaaTGTTTCAAtctattaaaagaaaataaaataaatgtaagTATAACAACCTCTTTAGCTTCATTATCATCATTTaaatcaaacacatcatcatcaaatttgttctaCTACAACCCGCATTCTCATTCCTCTCCTCCAACTCCTACATTAAAATTAACACAATATAGTTATTAACAAAAGACACCTTAAAATTTAACTATTAAAATCGTAActgtaattaatatatatatatatatatatatatatatatatatatatatatatatatatatatatatatatataataactttgTCGTCTTCGATAtcactacaaacattttcatttgtattatttttattcttccCTTCATCTTCTAAAACCTACATTTTCAactataaaatataaacaaaaattttcaaatatgttaataaattatataaaaatgtaGTGTGTAATTAACCAGTTGACCTAAACTTGTTTGGAATACTATAGGCTCCTCAAAACTGATGTTATTCCATAGATCTTCATTATTCACTTATTCAACAAACACCTCAGTAGGTTCTCGGTTCATAAACACATGTTGCTCCAGGGCATGTAGCCGTTTCAACACCTCCTCTAAGCTGGGTTTCCCACTACGCCCACCTCTACCGTGAGAGCGGCCACTAGACGACATACTAAacgaagattcgtcttgtctcctaaaatggtcccgtactggggatggaactgATTTCCGTTCACCGTATACATACTCTTGCAATGACATATAATAAGAAGATGTCATCTCATCATCACCCGATGAATTTTATTTCTTAGTCGTTGTCCCTCCTAAAAAATTCAACATATTAAAAATGTgtataaaagtataataatgaattttattaaaaataaattttttttataaacctTTGTCATTGAAAAAATTTTGTTCACATCAActcatttcaatttttttgtgcCACTTCATCATTTCATCCGAGGCATGTCTCTGTTTTTGCTCAATACAAATCCACAGGCACGAACAGCCGGAAGcatctcatatatccatatctacaatttttacaattatagtaataaaaattaaaattaaaataactaacataacaataaaaacatttaaatataaataattttttataccCTAAATGGAGCCGTAAATCCTAAGACGGGGTATTTTAAAGTTTGACGACGCTCCGACAgtgataaatatttatttatcttGTTCCACGTATCCTCAAGGTCGTCATAGGTAAAATCTCATAAATAGCTACCCCAAGCaaaactaacaaaacaaaaaaaaatattagttatAATATACATTAACTTTaataatatgaactttcaaagtaAACAAAAAATACTTGTTCCAGTCATCCAAATTCTTAGCCAAAAAAAAACAATCTTGTAGCACCCGATCATTTATTTCTTTTCCCAAAAATCtttcacacaaaatgtatatcaaacatactctaaTTGCATTAGCGCCACCAACTtctaagaatggatgatttaaaatataacttttcaggtcaccgattttcaccgaactatttATATGGTTTGGAAATAGACGTTCACgcaataaacatcttttttttAGTATAACTATTCTTTCTAACACTTTTTTGCCGATCATTTTAGGATACTCGTCAAAATTCAACCCGgttatcaaacaaaactcttccagACCATATACCATTTTCGTATCACCCACTCTAAAATATAACTGTTTTATTCCATCTGGAGAGAAAACATCGTCTGGCCGTATCTGGTGAAGAAACATCTTATGGAACAACAATCCGTCCCCTTTTAAATGAGGGACGTCCAACAAGTAACCAAATACTGTTTGTCTAAAAATATCACGTCTGGCACCATCTAACACCTCAAATACTTCTCAAATGTTACACCCCGATCTTTTTAAGtgcactgtaacatcccaaaattcaagcccaaaattttcattttaattatgtATTTCATAAAAGcattcattagaaaatattgtGACAACAcgtcatttcataaaacaatgtatcatgttcGAAACCCACatcataaacaaatatcatatcagagtacaatcctagaaaACTTCGTGTggaaaatcatatgtgtgtgtgatgtcatgctacgccgccggctccttccccttagacgaagaggtacctgaaaccaaaaactgaaaccgtaagcacaaagcttagtgagttcccccatcataccacataccatacaatataccATCGgcatctttcaactggtaatcatcatcggtatctttcaaccggtagtcatcatcggtatcttacaaccggtaatcatcatcggtatctttcaaccggtaactggggtctattccacccctactactagcatacaaccacaagtataagcatacaatcaggcatatccgagtactgacctacccttcggtcctaaggaccactgtcaggggaAAACTATCCTTATCATacacgtaacatatcatacagatatatctcataaccaaacacgtatccataccaagataattatcacaaagacaatcatcttctaaaatactcatacttggtgggccgacattgtggccttagacccacccctactggaaggtaactcacctcaaaaggctggctgctgaaaagatgatccgcaaatgtctgacagctgctccggtgatccccgactatatttccataaaacacttaatcagacattgatagtattcccagggtaaaatgaccattttacccctgaccaattccaaaccaaagtcaagccaaagtcaaagtcaacttctagttgacccgactcgccgagttggcttgccaactcgtcgagtccatatccagtcgattgtccttactcccgtctctactcgttgagttaggcattgactcgacgagttcacctccTAACTGATACTTAAtggtccttcatccgactcgccgagttgtatgaacaacttgtcgagttaatcttcatacgatgaacacgttctgtcctcgactcgccgagttgtatgaacaactcgtcgagttctatgaagattgccttggactcgccgagcaccttcatgcactcgccgagtcccatgaacttccagatcaatggcttagtccagaacattGGGTCACTCCCTGGAGACCCCCctaaacctttccacactcaattgTGTCCTTTCAACCCTCAACAGAATGGGACAGAAccccctagactcgccgagttggtcacataCATTCCCTAAATCTTTGCTttctgatgtacatcctttgatcaaaagatagatccaatcttctacaatcgatctagcacgtaaagttacaaactttacgtgcttgcatgggactttgagctcaaaaggacatAAAACAAGCTCATATGGCACATAggacctttcatgggtgcaaaagcaacccaaatctgcctaGTGACTCATTTCATGATGTGATTCAGAAGcttaaacccccaaccatgtttgcaaacatgattggccaccaaaaatgactcataaaaaccctaaacctccccaaagagggatctaacaaatgaatgagcaagatcacaactttttaccttcaatgagctgaaGAAGGTGCACAAACTCAGGTTCCCTTGATctctacttgcttcctcaagTTTCTCTCATTCCTTCCTTAAGATCAcaacaccaaaatccaccaacaaggcttagattgcttcaaaaatggctagggtttcagtgaggggtgtttgggagcataaaggagtgatggaggctgcataaggtcgtttaa
This window encodes:
- the LOC111899143 gene encoding kinesin-like protein KIN-14C — encoded protein: MDNEAHDYGRYNISNSSASSDIFEPTSLNDAKTRTCVIEWLNSTLPSLNLPVNASDEELRSFVADGTILCRLMNKLRQGPIIEYGNPHHSSEAQSDNVKKFLAAMDDMNLPHFNISELEKGSMKIVLECLLTLKAHFMTKDVVVGSPNATSPKSWGSESVRWKHQHVDERSETSDSYQEDVSPRRFHRALRSPMMSEATTAMMHHAGHRFHEVFQMKHGGYSDLPAAKISELMKSNSLDIAPTQSLLSMVNGILDESISRKNGEIPHRVACLMRKVVQEIERRISTQAEHLRTQNNLFKTREEKYQSRIRVLEALSNGNNGESKAVLNHFDQMKMMMSPFDQVKVDVTRTGSGKKGVVLQPEKMNLPMEKKIEDHEVEEIIKEKDSRNAEIADLKQELENARKAHQEYCSQIEASARKTQQDLEKKLKEFEDHLNESKKNVQELEAKSRSKSQWWNKKEHIYKTFTEFQLGALKELRFASQSVRQEILKTQKSYSEDFDQLGTKLKVMQDAAESYQAAINENKKLNNEIQELKGNIRVYCRIRPFLPGQKEKQSIIDYIGENGELIVANPSKPGKESRRNFKFNKVYGPRATQAEVYGDIQQLVQSVLDGYNVCIFAYGQTGSGKTYTMSGPDKGSPEEWGVIYRALNDLFKISQSRSTYKYDVRVQMVEIYNEQVRDLLANDTSQKKLGILATTQSSLAVPDANVRQVSDPADVLGLMEIGFKNRARRSTSMNERSSRSHSVVTIHVHGTDLKDGASLNAGLHLVDLAGCERVDPTDVVADRLKEAQHINKSLAALGDVIFSLSAKSVHVPFRNSKLTQVLQTSLGGQAKTLMLVQLNPEVPCYSESLSTLKFAERVSGVELGPARSCKEGSNIKELMEQVSSLKYTIAKKDEEIERLQGVKDKKNTGSDKRSSKYGSSPPTPSSKGGASPRNSNVKSSSVGAAKVNRSENSRRSLDGTAYKPPTTRRDGSFRHSISHAAEDLDIYSASADSSPSSEGSKSSHTSNKPKSGAKSSRPLSKISKDLPKAAKGLFKSPSGSSLTGKSSSKRW